In Bradyrhizobium sp. 1(2017), one DNA window encodes the following:
- a CDS encoding 4-(cytidine 5'-diphospho)-2-C-methyl-D-erythritol kinase, with protein sequence MSALIEEGRAKVNLSLRVVGRRADGYHDLESVVAFADCADRLTLEPGGELKLTTTGPLAAACGDTADNLVIKASRLLAEAVPGLKLGAFALDKVLPVAAGIGGGSADAAAALRLLARLNDLALDDPRLQKVALATGADVPVCLVSRACDMTGVGEQLLPLALASMPCVMVNPRVPVATTDVFKALGLRHGELLVGITDVIRAPAWPEEGGSVADWVKVLETVGNDLEAPAMRIEPVIGEVLEALRDSAGVKLARMSGSGATCFAIYGAPAEAHAAAEKIRRDHPGWWVHAGTLS encoded by the coding sequence ATGTCGGCGTTGATTGAAGAGGGGCGCGCGAAGGTCAATCTGAGCCTTCGCGTCGTCGGCCGTCGTGCCGACGGCTATCATGATCTCGAAAGCGTGGTTGCGTTTGCCGATTGCGCCGACCGGCTCACGCTGGAGCCGGGTGGCGAGCTGAAGCTCACCACCACGGGGCCACTCGCTGCGGCCTGCGGCGATACCGCCGACAATCTCGTGATCAAGGCCTCCAGGCTTCTGGCCGAGGCCGTCCCTGGCCTGAAGCTCGGCGCCTTCGCGCTCGACAAGGTGCTTCCGGTCGCGGCCGGCATCGGTGGCGGCTCGGCCGATGCCGCGGCGGCGCTGCGGCTGCTTGCGCGTCTCAACGATCTGGCGCTCGATGATCCCCGCCTCCAGAAGGTCGCGCTCGCGACCGGCGCGGACGTGCCGGTGTGCCTCGTCTCGCGCGCCTGCGACATGACCGGTGTCGGCGAGCAGCTGTTGCCGCTTGCGCTTGCGAGCATGCCCTGTGTCATGGTCAACCCGCGCGTGCCGGTCGCGACCACGGACGTGTTCAAGGCGCTGGGCCTGCGCCACGGCGAGCTGCTGGTCGGCATCACCGACGTCATCCGCGCCCCGGCCTGGCCGGAAGAGGGCGGCTCCGTCGCCGATTGGGTCAAGGTTCTCGAAACGGTAGGCAACGATCTCGAAGCGCCTGCGATGCGCATCGAGCCTGTGATCGGCGAGGTGCTGGAAGCCCTGCGCGATTCAGCCGGCGTCAAGCTCGCTCGCATGTCCGGCTCTGGCGCGACGTGCTTTGCGATCTATGGCGCGCCGGCCGAGGCCCATGCCGCCGCCGAAAAGATCCGGCGCGATCACCCCGGCTGGTGGGTGCATGCGGGCACGTTGAGCTAG
- a CDS encoding AEC family transporter, with protein sequence MLSTLAAVLPIFALIFAGWLARRIGVLGPHASSELNRFVVYLALPALLFDIVAHAQWAEVWQPRFIAAFGIGAALVFCLTIAVRLRRPRHLADAAIDALNAGYANTGFVGFPLALAALGREALAPTLIATIITVCILFAIAIVLIETGLQTEKRRRHLVAKVGSSLIRNPLLVAPAVAAIVPVTGLGVPDAAESFLKLLGGAASPCALVALGLFLATKRESSETNVGSAALLVSFKLVLQPAVTWVMATAVFGLPPLLTHVAVLLAALPTGTGPFMLAEFYKREAAMTSNVILASTITSILTISGYLALAR encoded by the coding sequence ATGCTCTCCACCCTCGCGGCCGTCCTCCCCATCTTCGCGCTCATCTTCGCCGGCTGGCTCGCCCGGCGCATCGGCGTCCTCGGCCCGCATGCCTCCAGCGAGCTGAACCGCTTCGTCGTCTATCTCGCCCTTCCGGCCCTGCTGTTCGACATCGTCGCCCATGCCCAATGGGCCGAGGTTTGGCAGCCGCGCTTCATCGCCGCCTTCGGCATCGGCGCGGCGCTGGTGTTCTGCCTGACCATCGCCGTTCGCCTGCGCCGCCCGCGGCATCTCGCCGATGCCGCCATCGACGCCCTCAATGCGGGCTATGCCAATACCGGCTTCGTCGGTTTCCCGCTGGCGCTCGCCGCACTCGGGCGCGAGGCGCTGGCGCCGACGCTGATCGCTACGATCATCACAGTCTGCATTCTCTTTGCGATCGCCATCGTGCTGATCGAGACCGGATTGCAGACCGAGAAGCGGCGGCGGCATCTCGTCGCCAAGGTCGGCAGCTCGCTGATCCGCAATCCCCTGCTCGTCGCTCCCGCCGTGGCTGCGATCGTCCCGGTCACCGGCCTCGGCGTACCCGATGCCGCCGAAAGTTTTCTCAAGCTCCTGGGCGGCGCAGCCTCGCCCTGTGCGCTCGTCGCGCTCGGCCTGTTCCTCGCCACCAAGCGCGAGAGTTCGGAGACAAACGTCGGATCAGCGGCGCTCCTGGTGAGCTTCAAGCTCGTGCTTCAGCCGGCCGTCACCTGGGTGATGGCAACCGCGGTGTTCGGCCTGCCGCCGCTGCTCACGCATGTTGCGGTGCTGCTGGCCGCGCTCCCGACCGGCACGGGTCCATTCATGCTGGCGGAGTTTTACAAACGCGAGGCCGCGATGACGTCGAATGTCATTCTGGCATCGACGATCACATCGATCCTGACCATCAGCGGCTATCTGGCGCTGGCCAGGTAA
- a CDS encoding LysR family transcriptional regulator, protein MIDVRQMRYFVAVAETLHFGRAAERLHISQPPLSRQIATLEKELGVRLFDRQSRRATLTPAGRRFLEDSRAVLISFDQACQNARMAERGELGELSVGFMMHAAYTVLPGLTRRYMASHPGVRVQLREAIPGILGDAVLTGRFDAAILFDPGPVRGLATQVIYREPLSLAVHASHSLASHTAISAAQLNGEAFIAAPAEVAPRLRQSIVSYCRSGGFEPTFRLEVELQQTIVSLVAENLGIALVPQSMAKLGITNLVFCDLEDAPIIEHVVAWRPSNLNPALAPFLAEARSGVAVGDDPQPG, encoded by the coding sequence ATGATTGACGTCAGACAGATGCGCTACTTTGTGGCTGTGGCCGAGACATTGCATTTCGGCCGCGCCGCCGAACGCCTTCACATCAGCCAGCCGCCGCTCAGCCGGCAGATCGCGACCCTGGAAAAGGAACTCGGAGTCCGGCTGTTCGACCGCCAGTCGCGGCGGGCGACGCTGACCCCTGCCGGCCGGCGCTTTCTGGAGGACTCGCGGGCAGTGCTGATCAGTTTCGACCAGGCCTGCCAGAACGCGCGCATGGCCGAGCGGGGCGAACTCGGCGAACTCTCGGTCGGCTTCATGATGCACGCGGCCTATACGGTCCTGCCGGGCCTGACGCGGCGCTACATGGCGAGCCACCCGGGTGTGCGCGTCCAGCTGCGTGAAGCGATCCCCGGAATCCTGGGCGACGCGGTGCTGACCGGGCGCTTCGATGCAGCGATCCTGTTCGATCCCGGTCCGGTGCGTGGGCTCGCGACGCAAGTCATCTATCGCGAGCCCTTGAGCCTGGCGGTGCACGCCAGTCATTCGCTCGCCTCGCATACGGCGATCTCGGCCGCGCAACTCAATGGCGAAGCCTTCATTGCAGCGCCGGCCGAGGTGGCGCCGCGGCTACGCCAGTCGATCGTGAGCTATTGTCGTTCGGGCGGGTTCGAGCCGACGTTCAGGCTCGAGGTCGAGCTTCAGCAGACCATCGTCAGCCTCGTGGCAGAGAATCTCGGCATCGCGCTGGTGCCGCAGTCGATGGCGAAGCTCGGAATTACGAACCTGGTGTTCTGCGATCTCGAAGATGCGCCGATCATCGAGCACGTGGTCGCGTGGCGGCCGAGCAATCTCAATCCGGCGTTGGCGCCATTTCTGGCGGAAGCGCGAAGTGGTGTCGCGGTGGGTGATGATCCGCAGCCCGGATGA
- a CDS encoding alpha/beta fold hydrolase, whose translation MASAPQSRSYESHGLRLHYADWGNESAPVAVLVHGGRDHCRSWDVIARSLQPHFHLVAPDLRGHGDSDWTKGGSYALTEYVYDLAQLVRSIAAPQVTLIGHSMGGMVSLIFAGSFPGLVSKLVVLDGVTMLPDAPKPPVHERIGKWVAQLDKLHDRTPRRYATLEDAAAQMVLHNKRLARDLALHLATHGARQNEDGSYSWKFDPYQRASAPHRLWPDDHVALWSRISCPTLLLNAGESFLAGAKAAGLERYFPQARIETIAGAGHWLQHDKPEEVLGEIRRFLGLAEDGAG comes from the coding sequence ATGGCTAGCGCCCCGCAAAGCCGCTCTTATGAATCGCACGGCCTGCGGCTGCACTACGCGGACTGGGGCAACGAGAGCGCGCCCGTCGCCGTCCTGGTTCACGGCGGCCGCGATCATTGCCGGAGCTGGGACGTCATCGCGCGCTCGCTGCAGCCGCATTTCCACCTCGTTGCGCCCGACCTACGCGGTCACGGCGATTCCGACTGGACCAAGGGCGGCAGCTACGCGCTGACGGAATACGTGTACGATCTCGCACAGCTCGTCCGCAGCATCGCCGCGCCCCAGGTGACGCTGATCGGCCATTCGATGGGCGGCATGGTCAGCCTGATTTTTGCAGGATCATTCCCCGGGCTGGTCTCGAAGCTGGTCGTGCTCGACGGCGTGACCATGTTGCCGGATGCGCCAAAACCGCCGGTGCATGAACGCATCGGCAAATGGGTGGCCCAGCTCGACAAGCTGCACGACCGCACCCCGCGCCGCTATGCGACGCTCGAGGACGCAGCGGCGCAGATGGTGCTTCACAACAAGCGGCTCGCCCGCGACCTCGCGCTGCATCTCGCCACGCACGGCGCACGGCAGAACGAGGACGGCTCCTATAGCTGGAAGTTTGATCCCTATCAGCGCGCCAGCGCGCCGCACCGGCTTTGGCCGGACGATCACGTCGCATTGTGGTCGCGCATCAGCTGCCCGACGCTGCTGCTCAATGCCGGCGAAAGTTTTCTGGCCGGCGCGAAGGCCGCCGGCCTGGAGCGTTATTTCCCGCAGGCGCGCATCGAGACCATTGCCGGTGCTGGACACTGGCTGCAACACGACAAGCCGGAAGAAGTGCTGGGTGAGATCCGGCGGTTTCTCGGACTGGCCGAGGACGGCGCGGGTTAG
- a CDS encoding LysE family translocator, which translates to MIEPNFWLFLAAACLIAAVPGPGIFYVAARTLSEGRVSGFASTAGTALGGLVHVVAGSLGISAIILASAELFAVVKFVGALYLVWLGIKTYQRAGRALSLENEPVGDKRAFRDGVLVEALNPKTAAFFLAFIPQFLDPAGSSPTLQFIVLGAISVALNTLADVVVVLMASATRAQLTGRPHLMRRLSQGSGVFIAGLGLSLALARRPANG; encoded by the coding sequence ATGATCGAACCGAATTTTTGGCTGTTCCTGGCCGCCGCCTGCCTCATTGCCGCCGTTCCCGGCCCTGGCATCTTCTACGTCGCAGCGCGGACCTTATCGGAGGGGCGCGTCAGCGGCTTTGCGTCGACCGCGGGCACGGCGCTGGGCGGACTGGTGCATGTCGTGGCGGGCAGCCTCGGCATCTCCGCGATCATCCTCGCCAGCGCCGAGCTGTTCGCAGTGGTGAAATTCGTCGGCGCACTCTACCTGGTCTGGCTCGGCATCAAGACGTATCAACGCGCCGGCCGCGCGCTATCGCTCGAGAACGAGCCCGTCGGCGACAAGCGCGCGTTCCGCGACGGCGTGCTGGTCGAGGCGCTGAACCCGAAGACCGCGGCGTTCTTCCTCGCCTTCATTCCGCAGTTCCTCGATCCCGCGGGATCGAGCCCCACGCTGCAGTTCATCGTGCTCGGCGCGATCTCGGTGGCGCTGAACACGCTTGCCGATGTCGTCGTGGTGCTGATGGCCTCGGCGACGCGCGCGCAGCTGACCGGACGGCCGCATCTGATGCGGCGCCTTTCGCAAGGCTCCGGCGTCTTCATCGCCGGCCTCGGCCTTTCGCTCGCGCTGGCGCGGCGGCCGGCAAATGGCTAG
- the fabF gene encoding beta-ketoacyl-ACP synthase II, which produces MRRIVVTGMGAVSPLGCGVELSWRRLLAGQSGLRPLPEWAQALPARIAGRVPDKADDAEGGFDPAQAAAPKDQRKMDRFILFALLATAEAVAQAGWTPQDASAQERTATIIASGVGGFPAMAEAVRITGERGARRLSPFTIPSFLANLAAGHVSIKYGYRGPLGTPVTACAAGVQAIGDAARMIRAGEIDVAICGGAEACIDIVSLGGFAAARALSSGFNDEPVRASRPFDRDRDGFVMGEGAGILVIEELEHALARGAAPIAEIVGYGTSADAYHMTSGPPDGEGARRAMEIALRQANLAPTELQHLNAHATSTPAGDESELGAIATLFGRNRNIAVSATKSATGHLLGAAGGLEAIFTVLALRDQIAPPTLNLENPDPGADGIDIVASSARPMPMQNAISNGFGFGGVNASVILRRMG; this is translated from the coding sequence ATGCGTCGTATCGTCGTGACGGGAATGGGCGCGGTGTCGCCGCTCGGCTGCGGGGTCGAACTGTCCTGGCGGCGGCTGCTCGCGGGCCAAAGCGGACTGCGTCCGCTGCCCGAATGGGCGCAGGCGCTGCCGGCGCGGATCGCCGGGCGCGTGCCCGACAAGGCCGACGACGCCGAGGGCGGCTTCGATCCCGCACAGGCGGCCGCGCCAAAAGACCAGCGCAAGATGGACCGGTTCATCCTGTTCGCGCTGCTCGCGACCGCCGAGGCGGTCGCGCAGGCGGGATGGACACCGCAGGACGCGAGCGCGCAGGAACGGACCGCGACGATCATCGCCTCCGGCGTTGGCGGCTTTCCGGCGATGGCGGAGGCGGTGCGCATCACCGGGGAGCGCGGCGCCCGCCGGCTCTCGCCTTTCACGATCCCTTCGTTTCTCGCCAATCTCGCCGCCGGCCACGTCTCGATCAAATACGGCTACCGGGGACCGCTGGGCACGCCGGTCACGGCCTGCGCCGCCGGCGTGCAGGCGATCGGCGATGCCGCGCGCATGATCCGTGCCGGCGAGATCGATGTCGCGATCTGCGGCGGCGCGGAGGCCTGCATCGACATCGTCAGCCTCGGCGGCTTTGCCGCGGCCCGCGCGCTGTCGAGCGGCTTCAACGACGAGCCCGTGCGCGCCTCACGGCCGTTCGATCGCGACCGCGACGGCTTTGTGATGGGCGAAGGCGCCGGCATCTTGGTGATCGAGGAATTGGAGCATGCGCTGGCGCGCGGTGCGGCGCCGATCGCGGAGATCGTCGGCTACGGCACGAGCGCGGATGCCTATCACATGACATCGGGCCCGCCCGATGGCGAGGGCGCCCGCCGCGCCATGGAGATCGCGCTCCGGCAGGCGAATCTTGCGCCCACGGAATTGCAGCACCTGAACGCGCATGCGACCTCGACGCCGGCCGGCGACGAGAGCGAGCTTGGCGCCATCGCCACGCTGTTCGGCCGCAATCGAAACATCGCCGTGAGCGCGACCAAATCGGCCACCGGCCATCTGCTCGGCGCCGCCGGCGGCCTCGAGGCAATCTTCACCGTGCTCGCTCTGCGCGACCAGATCGCGCCGCCGACGCTCAATCTCGAAAATCCTGATCCGGGCGCGGACGGCATCGACATCGTCGCAAGCAGCGCGCGACCGATGCCGATGCAGAACGCCATCTCCAACGGGTTCGGCTTCGGCGGCGTCAACGCCAGCGTGATCTTGCGCCGAATGGGCTGA
- a CDS encoding winged helix-turn-helix transcriptional regulator, producing MQPKSPSILECPVGRAVETVGEWWSILILRDAFQGATKFDEFSQNLGIAPNILSRRLAHLTESGMFVRRRYQERPPRYEYVLTGKARDFFPVVVALLAWGNKHLAPRGESILLASRNDTRPLDPVVVDAADMRPITLANTVAVPGPRASRGMRARLASLKAMNPAIAPAGD from the coding sequence ATGCAGCCGAAATCGCCCTCCATCCTCGAATGCCCCGTCGGCCGCGCCGTGGAGACGGTCGGTGAATGGTGGAGCATCCTGATCCTGCGCGACGCGTTTCAGGGCGCGACGAAGTTCGACGAGTTTTCGCAGAACCTCGGCATTGCACCGAACATCCTGTCGCGACGCCTTGCCCATCTCACCGAGAGCGGCATGTTCGTCCGCCGCCGCTATCAGGAGCGGCCGCCGCGCTACGAATATGTGTTGACGGGCAAGGCGCGGGACTTCTTCCCCGTGGTCGTGGCGCTGCTTGCCTGGGGCAACAAGCATCTTGCGCCCAGGGGCGAATCCATCCTGCTGGCGAGCCGGAACGACACCCGTCCGCTCGATCCGGTCGTGGTCGATGCCGCGGACATGCGCCCGATCACGCTCGCCAACACGGTCGCCGTTCCCGGCCCCCGCGCCAGCCGCGGGATGCGCGCGCGGCTGGCTTCGCTCAAGGCCATGAACCCGGCCATTGCGCCGGCCGGAGACTGA